In Neofelis nebulosa isolate mNeoNeb1 chromosome 7, mNeoNeb1.pri, whole genome shotgun sequence, the following proteins share a genomic window:
- the DEGS2 gene encoding sphingolipid delta(4)-desaturase/C4-monooxygenase DES2 isoform X2 yields the protein MRPDPRLKWTVLGLVLAQLLACWLVRGLAWRWLLFWAYAFGGCVNHSLTLAIHDISHNAAFGTGRAAHNRWLAVFANLPVGVPYAASFKKYHVDHHRYLGGDGLDVDVPTRLEGWLFCTPARKLLWLALQPLFYSLRPLCVHPKAVTRMEVLNALVQLAADAAVFALWGLKPVVYLLASTLLGLGLHPISGHFVAEHYMFLKGHETYSYYGPLNWITFNVGYHVEHHDFPSIPGCNLPQVRKIAPEYYDHLPQHHSWVKVLWDFVLEDSLGPYARVKRVCKLAEERL from the exons ATGCGGCCCGACCCTCGCCTCAAGTGGACGGTGCTGGGGCTGGTGCTGGCGCAGCTGCTGGCCTGCTGGCTGGTGCGGGGCCTGGCGTGGCGCTGGCTGCTCTTCTGGGCCTACGCGTTCGGGGGCTGCGTGAACCACTCGCTGACGCTCGCCATCCACGACATCTCGCACAACGCCGCCTTCGGCACGGGCCGCGCCGCGCACAACCGCTGGCTCGCCGTGTTCGCCAACCTGCCCGTGGGGGTGCCCTACGCCGCCTCCTTCAAGAAGTACCACGTGGACCACCACCGCTACCTGGGCGGCGACGGGCTGGACGTGGACGTGCCCACGCGCCTCGAGGGCTGGCTCTTCTGCACGCCGGCCCGCAAGCTGCTGTGGCTGGCGCTGCAGCCCCTGTTCTACTCGCTGCGGCCGCTGTGCGTGCACCCCAAGGCCGTGACCCGCATGGAGGTGCTCAACGCGCTGGTGCAGCTGGCCGCCGACGCCGCCGTCTTTGCCCTCTGGGGGCTCAAGCCCGTGGTCTACCTGCTGGCCAGCACGCTGCTGGGCCTGGGCCTGCACCCCATCTCGGGCCACTTCGTGGCCGAGCACTACATGTTCCTCAAGGGCCACGAGACCTACTCCTACTACGGGCCCCTCAACTGGATCACCTTCAACGTGGGCTACCACGTGGAGCACCACGACTTCCCCAGCATCCCGGGCTGCAACCTGCCCCAG GTGCGGAAGATCGCACCCGAGTACTACGACCACCTGCCGCAGCACCACTCGTGGGTGAAGGTGCTCTGGGACTTCGTGCTCGAGGACTCCCTGGGGCCCTACGCCAGGGTGAAGCGGGTGTGCAAGCTGGCGGAGGAGCGTCTGTGA
- the DEGS2 gene encoding sphingolipid delta(4)-desaturase/C4-monooxygenase DES2 isoform X3, whose product MGNCAGRTDFEWVYTDQPHTQRRKEMLEFSLWCLPAPLQDYGNIHLTTFKALRHRVLLSAKYPAIKALMRPDPRLKWTVLGLVLAQLLACWLVRGLAWRWLLFWAYAFGGCVNHSLTLAIHDISHNAAFGTGRAAHNRWLAVFANLPVGVPYAASFKKYHVDHHRYLGGDGLDVDVPTRLEGWLFCTPARKLLWLALQPLFYSLRPLCVHPKAVTRMEVLNALVQLAADAAVFALWGLKPVVYLLASTLLGLGLHPISGHFVAEHYMFLKGHETYSYYGPLNWITFNVGYHVEHHDFPSIPGCNLPQVRKIAPEYYDHLPQHHSWVKVLWDFVLEDSLGPYARVKRVCKLAEERL is encoded by the exons ATGGGCAACTGCGCGGGTCGCACGGATTTCGAGTGGGTCTACACCGACCAGCCGCACACGCAGCGGCGCAAAGAGATGCTCG agttttCCCTTTGGTGTCTTCCTGCCCCGCTCCAAGACTATGGAAATATCCATCTTACTACGTTTAAAGCTCTCAGACACCGGGTGTTGCTGAGTG CCAAGTACCCGGCCATCAAGGCCCTGATGCGGCCCGACCCTCGCCTCAAGTGGACGGTGCTGGGGCTGGTGCTGGCGCAGCTGCTGGCCTGCTGGCTGGTGCGGGGCCTGGCGTGGCGCTGGCTGCTCTTCTGGGCCTACGCGTTCGGGGGCTGCGTGAACCACTCGCTGACGCTCGCCATCCACGACATCTCGCACAACGCCGCCTTCGGCACGGGCCGCGCCGCGCACAACCGCTGGCTCGCCGTGTTCGCCAACCTGCCCGTGGGGGTGCCCTACGCCGCCTCCTTCAAGAAGTACCACGTGGACCACCACCGCTACCTGGGCGGCGACGGGCTGGACGTGGACGTGCCCACGCGCCTCGAGGGCTGGCTCTTCTGCACGCCGGCCCGCAAGCTGCTGTGGCTGGCGCTGCAGCCCCTGTTCTACTCGCTGCGGCCGCTGTGCGTGCACCCCAAGGCCGTGACCCGCATGGAGGTGCTCAACGCGCTGGTGCAGCTGGCCGCCGACGCCGCCGTCTTTGCCCTCTGGGGGCTCAAGCCCGTGGTCTACCTGCTGGCCAGCACGCTGCTGGGCCTGGGCCTGCACCCCATCTCGGGCCACTTCGTGGCCGAGCACTACATGTTCCTCAAGGGCCACGAGACCTACTCCTACTACGGGCCCCTCAACTGGATCACCTTCAACGTGGGCTACCACGTGGAGCACCACGACTTCCCCAGCATCCCGGGCTGCAACCTGCCCCAG GTGCGGAAGATCGCACCCGAGTACTACGACCACCTGCCGCAGCACCACTCGTGGGTGAAGGTGCTCTGGGACTTCGTGCTCGAGGACTCCCTGGGGCCCTACGCCAGGGTGAAGCGGGTGTGCAAGCTGGCGGAGGAGCGTCTGTGA
- the DEGS2 gene encoding sphingolipid delta(4)-desaturase/C4-monooxygenase DES2 isoform X4 → MGNCAGRTDFEWVYTDQPHTQRRKEMLAKYPAIKALMRPDPRLKWTVLGLVLAQLLACWLVRGLAWRWLLFWAYAFGGCVNHSLTLAIHDISHNAAFGTGRAAHNRWLAVFANLPVGVPYAASFKKYHVDHHRYLGGDGLDVDVPTRLEGWLFCTPARKLLWLALQPLFYSLRPLCVHPKAVTRMEVLNALVQLAADAAVFALWGLKPVVYLLASTLLGLGLHPISGHFVAEHYMFLKGHETYSYYGPLNWITFNVGYHVEHHDFPSIPGCNLPQVRKIAPEYYDHLPQHHSWVKVLWDFVLEDSLGPYARVKRVCKLAEERL, encoded by the exons ATGGGCAACTGCGCGGGTCGCACGGATTTCGAGTGGGTCTACACCGACCAGCCGCACACGCAGCGGCGCAAAGAGATGCTCG CCAAGTACCCGGCCATCAAGGCCCTGATGCGGCCCGACCCTCGCCTCAAGTGGACGGTGCTGGGGCTGGTGCTGGCGCAGCTGCTGGCCTGCTGGCTGGTGCGGGGCCTGGCGTGGCGCTGGCTGCTCTTCTGGGCCTACGCGTTCGGGGGCTGCGTGAACCACTCGCTGACGCTCGCCATCCACGACATCTCGCACAACGCCGCCTTCGGCACGGGCCGCGCCGCGCACAACCGCTGGCTCGCCGTGTTCGCCAACCTGCCCGTGGGGGTGCCCTACGCCGCCTCCTTCAAGAAGTACCACGTGGACCACCACCGCTACCTGGGCGGCGACGGGCTGGACGTGGACGTGCCCACGCGCCTCGAGGGCTGGCTCTTCTGCACGCCGGCCCGCAAGCTGCTGTGGCTGGCGCTGCAGCCCCTGTTCTACTCGCTGCGGCCGCTGTGCGTGCACCCCAAGGCCGTGACCCGCATGGAGGTGCTCAACGCGCTGGTGCAGCTGGCCGCCGACGCCGCCGTCTTTGCCCTCTGGGGGCTCAAGCCCGTGGTCTACCTGCTGGCCAGCACGCTGCTGGGCCTGGGCCTGCACCCCATCTCGGGCCACTTCGTGGCCGAGCACTACATGTTCCTCAAGGGCCACGAGACCTACTCCTACTACGGGCCCCTCAACTGGATCACCTTCAACGTGGGCTACCACGTGGAGCACCACGACTTCCCCAGCATCCCGGGCTGCAACCTGCCCCAG GTGCGGAAGATCGCACCCGAGTACTACGACCACCTGCCGCAGCACCACTCGTGGGTGAAGGTGCTCTGGGACTTCGTGCTCGAGGACTCCCTGGGGCCCTACGCCAGGGTGAAGCGGGTGTGCAAGCTGGCGGAGGAGCGTCTGTGA